In one Pseudomonas sp. 31-12 genomic region, the following are encoded:
- a CDS encoding TylF/MycF/NovP-related O-methyltransferase has translation MTKRRITPAEAQYNETRANVLKRVDAEYVADAPFVFANRIGVTAALSRMELFKKVAEVPGAIIECGVYKGNSLMLYMHLSMILEPYAINRSIVGFDTFEGFQSIDKKEDPADVNETMFSDTDQSLIQDMIDANDLLRPVNRIPRCELVKGDIVKTVPEWVKTRPDLVVAMLILDTDLYESTKVALETFLPYMPKGAIVVLDEVAYRNFPGETKALREVLDLNKIELKRLPFDSCVGYFHV, from the coding sequence ATGACCAAGCGTCGCATCACGCCTGCCGAGGCCCAGTACAACGAAACCCGTGCCAACGTTCTGAAACGGGTCGATGCCGAGTACGTGGCCGACGCACCGTTCGTTTTTGCCAACCGCATCGGCGTCACCGCTGCACTGTCGCGCATGGAACTGTTCAAGAAAGTCGCTGAAGTACCGGGCGCGATCATTGAGTGCGGCGTGTACAAGGGCAACTCGCTGATGCTGTACATGCACTTGTCGATGATTCTCGAGCCTTACGCAATCAACCGTTCGATCGTGGGCTTCGACACCTTCGAAGGCTTCCAGAGCATCGACAAGAAAGAAGACCCGGCCGACGTCAACGAGACCATGTTCTCCGACACCGACCAGTCGCTGATCCAGGACATGATCGACGCCAACGACCTGCTGCGCCCGGTCAACCGCATCCCGCGTTGCGAGTTGGTCAAAGGCGACATCGTCAAGACCGTCCCTGAGTGGGTCAAGACCCGTCCGGACCTGGTCGTGGCCATGCTGATCCTCGACACCGACCTGTACGAATCGACCAAAGTCGCGCTGGAAACCTTCCTGCCGTACATGCCAAAAGGCGCCATCGTGGTCCTGGACGAAGTGGCTTACCGCAACTTCCCGGGCGAAACCAAAGCCCTGCGTGAAGTGCTGGACCTGAACAAGATTGAGCTCAAACGCCTGCCGTTTGACAGCTGCGTAGGTTATTTCCACGTCTGA